A genomic stretch from Pseudomonas alkylphenolica includes:
- the ccoG gene encoding cytochrome c oxidase accessory protein CcoG, which translates to MSDRIPVQIVEIAEPSATKKKTASSDRQIHTRSFTGLFRNLRLGGAGFLFLLFFGTVWLNWNGRQAVLWDLADSKFHIFGATFWPQDFILLSALLIICAFGLFAITVLAGRVWCGYTCPQSSWTWIFMWCEKVTEGDRNQRIKLDAAPWSVNKLARRSAKHTLWLAISVLTGLTFVGYFTPIRPLAEELFTLQLGGVSLFWILFFTGATYINAGWLREAVCMHMCPYARFQSVMFDKDTLAIAYDPARGESRGPRKKDSDYKAKGLGDCIDCQMCVQVCPTGIDIRDGLQMECIGCAACIDACDSIMDKMGYARGLVGYKSEHNLQGGKTNWLRPRLLGYVTVLVVMIGALVIALQQRPMVSMDVIKDRGLFRENNLGQIENIYTLKVINKTQQTQHYRLRLVDAEGFELHGKTEFTLDAGEMSEMPVSVAMLAERPQSSSQEIGFEISDSDQPGISSVAHSRFVAPLNR; encoded by the coding sequence ATGAGCGATAGAATTCCCGTCCAGATCGTTGAAATTGCCGAGCCTTCCGCCACCAAGAAGAAGACCGCCAGCAGCGACAGACAGATCCACACCCGCAGCTTCACCGGCTTGTTTCGTAACCTGCGCCTGGGTGGCGCGGGCTTTCTGTTTTTGCTGTTCTTCGGCACCGTCTGGTTGAACTGGAACGGTCGCCAGGCCGTGTTATGGGACCTGGCTGACAGCAAGTTCCACATTTTCGGTGCAACCTTCTGGCCGCAAGACTTCATTCTCCTGTCGGCGCTACTGATCATCTGCGCCTTCGGCCTGTTCGCCATCACGGTGCTTGCCGGGCGGGTCTGGTGCGGTTACACCTGCCCACAAAGCTCGTGGACGTGGATTTTCATGTGGTGCGAGAAGGTCACCGAAGGTGATCGCAACCAGCGCATCAAGCTCGATGCCGCACCCTGGAGTGTGAACAAACTGGCCCGACGCTCGGCCAAACACACCCTGTGGCTGGCCATCAGCGTGCTTACCGGCCTGACCTTTGTCGGCTACTTCACACCGATCCGGCCGCTGGCTGAAGAACTCTTCACCTTGCAACTGGGCGGCGTCAGCCTGTTCTGGATCCTGTTCTTCACCGGCGCCACCTATATCAATGCCGGCTGGCTGCGTGAAGCGGTGTGCATGCACATGTGCCCGTATGCCCGTTTCCAGAGCGTGATGTTCGACAAGGACACCCTGGCCATCGCCTACGACCCGGCGCGCGGCGAATCCCGTGGGCCCCGCAAGAAAGACAGCGACTACAAGGCCAAAGGCCTGGGCGATTGCATCGACTGCCAGATGTGTGTGCAGGTCTGCCCGACCGGTATCGACATCCGTGACGGCCTGCAGATGGAATGCATCGGCTGCGCCGCCTGCATCGACGCCTGTGACTCGATCATGGACAAGATGGGCTATGCCCGCGGCCTGGTTGGCTACAAGTCCGAACACAACCTGCAAGGCGGCAAGACCAACTGGCTGCGCCCTCGCCTGCTCGGTTACGTCACCGTACTGGTGGTGATGATCGGTGCCCTGGTCATCGCCCTGCAGCAACGGCCGATGGTGTCGATGGACGTGATCAAGGACCGTGGCCTGTTCCGCGAGAACAACCTGGGCCAGATCGAAAATATTTACACCCTCAAGGTCATCAACAAGACCCAGCAAACGCAGCACTACCGCTTGCGCCTGGTAGACGCCGAGGGCTTCGAGTTGCACGGCAAGACCGAGTTCACCCTGGATGCGGGTGAGATGAGCGAGATGCCGGTATCGGTGGCGATGCTTGCCGAACGGCCGCAAAGCAGCTCCCAGGAAATCGGTTTCGAAATCAGCGACAGCGACCAACCCGGTATTTCCAGTGTTGCCCACAGCCGTTTTGTCGCGCCTTTGAACCGCTGA
- a CDS encoding MerR family transcriptional regulator encodes MSSQTYSISDLSRELDITTRAIRFYEEQGLLSPERRGLERIYSARDKVSLKLILRGKRIGFSLAECRELIELYDPTSGNLKQLHSMLAKIAERRAQLEQQLLDIQQMQLELDTAEERCEQALAATLNNQKNSH; translated from the coding sequence ATGAGCAGCCAGACCTACAGCATCTCCGACCTGTCCCGCGAGCTGGACATCACCACCCGTGCCATCCGCTTCTATGAGGAACAGGGCTTGCTCAGCCCCGAACGTCGGGGCCTTGAGCGCATTTACTCGGCCCGCGACAAGGTCAGTCTGAAACTGATCCTGCGCGGCAAGCGCATCGGCTTCTCGCTGGCCGAGTGCCGCGAACTGATCGAGCTCTACGACCCGACCAGCGGCAACCTGAAACAGTTGCACAGCATGCTGGCCAAAATCGCCGAACGCCGCGCCCAGCTCGAACAGCAACTGCTCGATATCCAGCAGATGCAGCTGGAGCTGGACACCGCCGAAGAGCGCTGTGAACAAGCGCTGGCCGCCACCCTGAACAATCAGAAAAACAGCCATTGA
- a CDS encoding LysR family transcriptional regulator has translation MNLSKVDLNLFIVFDAIYTEANLTRAGQIVGITQPAVSNALSRLRETFNDPLFVRTAQGMVPTPMAQNIIGPVRNALSLLRVSVQESRIFNPLQANKTFRISMTDLTEAVILPPLFQRLRRLAPAVIIESFLCKRRETTKELAAGRLDFAVDAPLNTDPQVRHVKLMQDQYVCALRQGHPMAKDKLSLDDYLAMTHIHISSRRNGLGYVDLALGKMGVQRKIALRSQHYLMASQVLQQTDMVMTVPERFARRHQLNYLSLPVNDVPPLETHLYWHESTDQDPANRWMREQIIELCQAVVAQDERAQA, from the coding sequence ATGAACCTGAGCAAGGTCGATCTGAATCTGTTCATCGTCTTCGATGCCATCTACACCGAAGCCAACCTGACCCGTGCCGGGCAGATCGTCGGCATTACCCAGCCTGCAGTGTCCAATGCCCTGTCGCGGCTACGCGAGACCTTCAACGACCCGCTGTTCGTCCGTACCGCGCAAGGCATGGTCCCTACGCCCATGGCGCAGAACATCATCGGCCCGGTGCGCAATGCCCTGTCGTTATTGCGTGTGTCGGTGCAGGAAAGCCGCATCTTCAATCCCCTGCAGGCGAACAAGACCTTTCGCATCAGCATGACCGACCTCACCGAGGCGGTGATTCTGCCGCCGCTGTTTCAGCGCCTGCGCCGCCTGGCGCCAGCGGTAATCATCGAGAGTTTTCTCTGCAAGCGCCGTGAGACCACCAAGGAACTGGCTGCCGGGCGCCTGGATTTTGCCGTCGATGCCCCACTCAACACCGACCCGCAGGTGCGCCACGTCAAACTCATGCAGGATCAGTACGTCTGCGCCTTGCGCCAGGGCCACCCGATGGCCAAAGACAAACTCAGTCTGGACGATTACCTGGCGATGACCCACATCCATATCTCCAGCCGCCGCAACGGCCTGGGCTATGTCGACCTGGCCCTGGGCAAGATGGGCGTACAGCGCAAGATCGCCCTGCGTTCACAGCATTACCTGATGGCCTCGCAAGTGCTGCAACAGACCGACATGGTCATGACCGTGCCGGAGCGCTTCGCCCGCCGCCACCAACTCAATTATCTGAGCCTACCGGTCAACGATGTGCCACCGCTGGAAACCCACCTGTACTGGCATGAAAGTACCGATCAAGACCCGGCCAACCGCTGGATGCGCGAGCAGATCATTGAGTTGTGCCAGGCGGTGGTGGCGCAGGACGAGCGGGCTCAGGCGTAG
- the mapR gene encoding GntR family transcriptional regulator MpaR (MapR regulates genes involved in Pseudomonas quinolone signal (PQS) production and anthranilate metabolism), with protein sequence MKRYEKFADDIAELIRSGVLGPGQRVPSVRYASQTHGVSPSTVFQAYYLLERRGLIRARPRSGYFVNAHAPRQFSEPQIIEQASESTEVDVSELVFSILDSIKDPQTVAFGSAFPSPHLFPLPRLARSMASASREMDPRMVVTDLSPGNPQLRRQIALRYMVGGLMLPMEELLITNGALEALNLCLQAVTEPGDLVAIEAPAFYACLQVLERLKLKAVEIPVHPREGIDLGVLAQTLAKHPVKAVWCMTNFQNPVGASMPEEKKQQLVELLRQHQVPLIEDDVYAELYYAQQAPKPAKAFDTDGLVMHCGSFSKSLAPGYRIGWVAAGRYAQKIERLKLMTSLCASMPAQAAIADYLQHGGYDRHLRRLRYALEEQQSAMLAAIARHFPAQTRVSHPSGGYFLWLELPEQMDSLKLFQMALAQGISIAPGPIFSPTQRFRNCIRLNYGSPWTEQSEQAMETLGRIVRSF encoded by the coding sequence ATGAAACGCTACGAAAAATTCGCCGACGACATTGCCGAACTGATTCGCTCCGGGGTCCTGGGCCCCGGCCAGCGCGTGCCGTCGGTGCGCTACGCCAGCCAGACCCACGGGGTCAGCCCTTCCACAGTGTTCCAGGCCTACTACCTGCTGGAACGCCGCGGGCTGATCCGCGCGCGGCCGCGCTCGGGCTATTTCGTCAACGCCCATGCGCCGCGGCAGTTCAGCGAGCCGCAGATCATCGAGCAAGCGAGTGAATCCACCGAAGTGGATGTCAGCGAGCTGGTGTTCTCGATTCTCGACTCGATCAAAGACCCGCAGACCGTCGCCTTCGGCTCGGCCTTCCCCAGCCCCCACCTGTTCCCGCTGCCACGCCTGGCCCGTTCCATGGCCAGCGCCAGCCGCGAAATGGATCCGCGCATGGTGGTCACCGACCTGTCGCCGGGCAACCCGCAACTGCGTCGGCAGATTGCCCTGCGCTATATGGTCGGCGGGCTGATGCTGCCGATGGAGGAGCTGCTGATCACCAATGGTGCACTGGAGGCATTGAACCTGTGCCTGCAGGCGGTGACCGAGCCCGGTGACCTGGTGGCGATCGAGGCGCCCGCCTTCTACGCCTGCCTGCAGGTGCTCGAACGGCTCAAACTGAAGGCTGTGGAGATCCCCGTGCACCCGCGCGAAGGTATCGACCTTGGCGTGCTGGCGCAAACCTTGGCCAAACACCCGGTCAAGGCCGTCTGGTGCATGACCAACTTCCAGAATCCGGTGGGTGCGAGCATGCCGGAGGAGAAAAAACAGCAGCTGGTCGAACTGCTGCGCCAGCATCAGGTGCCGCTGATCGAAGACGACGTCTATGCCGAGCTGTACTACGCCCAGCAAGCGCCGAAACCGGCCAAGGCCTTCGATACCGATGGCCTGGTGATGCACTGCGGCTCCTTCTCCAAGAGCCTGGCGCCAGGTTACCGGATCGGCTGGGTGGCCGCCGGACGCTATGCGCAGAAAATCGAACGCTTGAAACTGATGACTTCGCTGTGCGCCTCGATGCCGGCCCAGGCGGCGATCGCCGACTACCTGCAGCACGGCGGCTACGATCGGCACCTGCGCAGACTGCGCTATGCCCTGGAAGAGCAGCAAAGCGCCATGCTTGCCGCCATTGCCCGGCACTTTCCGGCGCAGACTCGGGTCAGTCACCCGTCGGGGGGGTACTTCCTGTGGCTGGAGCTGCCGGAGCAAATGGACTCGCTCAAGCTGTTCCAGATGGCCCTGGCTCAGGGCATCAGCATCGCGCCCGGGCCGATCTTTTCGCCGACCCAGCGCTTTCGCAACTGTATCCGCCTGAACTACGGCAGCCCGTGGACCGAGCAATCGGAGCAAGCCATGGAGACCCTGGGCAGAATCGTGCGCTCGTTCTGA
- a CDS encoding hydroxymethylglutaryl-CoA lyase has protein sequence MSLPETVRLVEVGPRDGLQNEAQPISVADKVRLVDDLTAAGLSYIEVGSFVSPKWVPQMAGSAEVFANIKQQSGVTYAALAPNLRGFEDALAAGVKEVAVFAAASEAFSQRNINCSISESLQRFVPIMDAARANGVRVRGYVSCVLGCPYEGAVSAEQVAPVARELFEMGCYEVSLGDTIGTGTPGATRRLFEVVAAHVPRAQLAGHFHDTYGQALANVYASLLEGINVFDSSVAGLGGCPYAKGASGNVASEDVLYMLQGLGIETGIDLDRLIDAGLRISKVLGRTSGSRVARARNAQ, from the coding sequence ATGTCATTGCCTGAAACAGTCCGCCTGGTCGAAGTCGGCCCGCGCGACGGCCTGCAGAATGAAGCCCAGCCCATCAGCGTGGCAGACAAGGTCCGGCTGGTCGATGACCTGACGGCGGCGGGCCTGTCTTATATAGAAGTGGGCAGCTTCGTCTCGCCCAAGTGGGTACCGCAAATGGCCGGCTCCGCCGAGGTGTTTGCCAACATCAAACAACAGTCCGGTGTCACCTACGCCGCCCTGGCACCGAACCTGCGCGGTTTCGAGGATGCCCTGGCAGCCGGGGTGAAAGAGGTAGCGGTGTTCGCCGCCGCATCCGAAGCTTTCTCCCAGCGCAACATCAATTGCTCGATCAGCGAAAGCCTGCAGCGTTTCGTACCGATCATGGACGCAGCCCGCGCAAACGGCGTGCGTGTACGGGGTTACGTATCCTGCGTGCTGGGCTGCCCGTATGAAGGCGCGGTCAGTGCCGAGCAGGTGGCGCCGGTGGCCCGCGAGTTGTTTGAGATGGGCTGCTATGAAGTGTCGCTGGGCGACACGATCGGCACCGGCACCCCGGGCGCCACCCGCCGCCTGTTCGAGGTGGTTGCCGCACATGTGCCACGCGCCCAGCTGGCCGGACACTTCCATGACACCTACGGCCAGGCCCTGGCCAACGTTTATGCCAGCCTGCTTGAAGGGATCAACGTCTTCGACAGCTCGGTCGCAGGCCTGGGTGGTTGCCCCTACGCCAAGGGCGCCAGCGGTAACGTGGCCAGCGAAGATGTGCTGTACATGCTTCAAGGCCTGGGTATCGAGACCGGCATCGACCTGGACCGGTTGATCGACGCGGGCCTGCGTATCAGTAAGGTGCTTGGCCGTACCAGCGGCTCCCGGGTAGCGCGGGCACGTAACGCGCAGTAA
- a CDS encoding acyl-CoA dehydrogenase, whose protein sequence is MDFAYSPKVQALRERVTAFMDAYVYPAEAVFERQVAEGDRWQPTAIMEELKAKAKAEGLWNLFLPESELGAGLSNLEYAPLAEIMGRSLLGPEPFNCSAPDTGNMEVLVRYGSEEQKRQWLEPLLRGDIRSAFAMTEPDVASSDATNMAARAVREGDQWVINGRKWWTSGACDPRCKIMIFMGLSNPDGPRHQQHSMILVPTDTPGVKIVRPLPVFGYDDAPHGHAEVLFENVRVPYENVLLGEGRGFEIAQGRLGPGRIHHCMRSIGMAERALELMCKRSVERTAFGRPLARLGGNVDKIADSRMEIDMARLLTLKAAYMMDTVGNKVARSEIAQIKVVAPNVALKVIDRAIQIHGGAGVSGDFPLAYMYAMQRTLRLADGPDEVHRAAIGKYEIGKYVPKEMLRSGH, encoded by the coding sequence ATGGATTTCGCCTATTCACCCAAGGTCCAGGCGTTGCGCGAACGTGTCACGGCGTTCATGGATGCTTATGTCTATCCCGCCGAAGCGGTGTTCGAGCGCCAGGTCGCCGAGGGCGACCGCTGGCAGCCGACCGCAATCATGGAAGAGCTCAAGGCCAAGGCCAAGGCTGAAGGGCTGTGGAACCTGTTCCTGCCCGAGTCGGAGCTGGGCGCAGGCTTGAGCAACCTGGAATATGCGCCCCTGGCTGAAATCATGGGTCGTTCGCTGCTGGGCCCCGAGCCGTTCAACTGCTCGGCCCCGGACACCGGCAACATGGAAGTGCTGGTGCGCTATGGCAGTGAGGAACAGAAACGTCAGTGGCTGGAACCGTTGCTGCGTGGCGACATCCGTTCAGCCTTTGCCATGACCGAGCCGGATGTGGCGTCTTCCGATGCCACCAACATGGCCGCCCGCGCTGTCCGCGAGGGCGACCAGTGGGTGATCAATGGCCGCAAGTGGTGGACCTCCGGTGCCTGCGATCCACGCTGCAAGATCATGATCTTCATGGGCCTGAGCAACCCGGACGGCCCGCGTCACCAGCAGCACTCGATGATTCTGGTGCCCACCGATACCCCCGGGGTGAAAATCGTCCGGCCACTGCCGGTGTTCGGTTACGACGACGCTCCCCATGGCCATGCCGAAGTGCTGTTCGAGAACGTGCGAGTGCCTTACGAGAACGTGCTGTTGGGTGAGGGGCGTGGTTTCGAGATTGCCCAGGGGCGCCTTGGCCCTGGACGCATTCACCATTGCATGCGTTCGATCGGCATGGCCGAGCGGGCCCTGGAACTGATGTGCAAGCGTTCGGTGGAGCGCACCGCGTTTGGCCGCCCGCTGGCGCGCCTGGGCGGTAACGTCGACAAGATCGCCGATTCGCGCATGGAAATCGACATGGCACGGCTGCTGACGCTGAAGGCGGCTTACATGATGGACACGGTGGGCAACAAAGTCGCTCGCAGCGAGATCGCCCAGATCAAGGTGGTGGCACCGAACGTGGCCTTGAAGGTCATCGACCGGGCGATTCAGATTCATGGCGGTGCCGGGGTCAGTGGTGACTTCCCGCTGGCTTACATGTACGCCATGCAACGTACCCTGCGTCTGGCCGACGGCCCGGATGAAGTGCACCGGGCGGCGATCGGCAAATACGAAATCGGCAAATACGTTCCCAAGGAAATGCTGCGCAGCGGGCATTGA